Proteins found in one Sporosarcina jeotgali genomic segment:
- a CDS encoding response regulator transcription factor encodes MISLLIAEDQKILRGALGTLLDFEEDLTVIGQAQDGEEALRLIQQLKPDVCILDIEMPKMSGLDVADQLKAADSSCKVVILTTFARPGYFERALRSDVRGYLLKDGSIEELSHAIREVMQGKREYSSELVMGHFSNENPLTKREQELLSHAANGLTSKEIGTELYLSPGTVRNYLSEILQKVGAKNKVEALVICREKGWLD; translated from the coding sequence ATGATTTCACTCTTGATTGCAGAAGACCAAAAAATCTTACGCGGCGCACTCGGCACGCTGCTCGATTTTGAAGAGGATCTAACCGTGATTGGGCAAGCACAAGATGGAGAAGAAGCATTACGATTAATTCAACAACTGAAACCGGATGTATGTATTCTGGATATTGAAATGCCAAAGATGAGTGGATTAGATGTTGCGGATCAATTAAAAGCAGCGGACTCTTCTTGCAAAGTTGTTATTTTGACGACCTTTGCGCGGCCTGGATACTTTGAACGTGCACTTCGGTCGGATGTCAGAGGCTATTTGTTAAAAGACGGTTCCATTGAAGAACTCTCACATGCAATCAGAGAGGTGATGCAAGGGAAACGTGAATATTCTTCAGAACTTGTGATGGGACATTTTTCGAATGAAAATCCATTAACAAAACGGGAACAAGAATTGCTGAGCCACGCAGCGAATGGCCTTACATCCAAGGAAATTGGAACGGAGCTGTATTTATCGCCAGGGACAGTCCGGAACTATTTGTCCGAAATCCTGCAGAAGGTCGGTGCAAAAAACAAAGTGGAAGCGCTTGTGATTTGTCGGGAAAAAGGATGGCTGGATTGA